One Nicotiana tomentosiformis chromosome 4, ASM39032v3, whole genome shotgun sequence genomic window carries:
- the LOC138909490 gene encoding uncharacterized protein, with translation MQLLPHVHNQLGVDDKLVEGALEGEALAVDIFAMIGGDGTLRYQGRLCVPSVAGLREKIMIEIHQSRYSIHPSSTKMYHDVKEQYWWDNMKKSIAEFVAQCPNYQQVKIDGQAERTIQTLEDMLRACVLDFKGNWDDHLALIEFAYNNSYHSSIKMAPYEALYGRRCRSPVGWFEVGETELYGPDLIHQAIEKVKVIQERLRTAQSRQKSYSDVRRRDLEFEVGDWVFLKISPMKGVMRFGKKGKLSPRYIGPKCIGDPSRVVPIKDVQVTKDLSYDEVPVAILDRQVRKLRTKDVASVKVLWRNKNIEEMTWEAEEEMKSKYPYIGGDGTLRYQGRLCVPSVAGLREKIMIEIHQSRYSIHPSSTKMYHDVKEQYWWDNMKKSIAEFVAQCPNYQQVKIDGQAERTIQTLEDMLRACVLDFKGNWDDHLALIEFAYNNSYHSSIKMAPYEALYGRRCRSPVGWFEVGETELYGPDLIHQAIEKVKVIQERLRTAQSRQKSYSDVRRRDLEFEVGDWVFLKISPMKGVMRFGKKGKLSPRYIGPKCIGDPSRVVPIKDVQVTKDLSYDEVPVAILDRQVRKLRTKDVASVKVLWRNKNIEEMTWEAEEEMKSKYPY, from the exons atcggaggagatgggacactaagataccagggccgattatgtgtacctagtgtggcagggttgcgagagaagattatgattgagattcaccagtcccgatattctatccatcctagctcgacaaagatgtatcatgacgttaaggagcaatattggtgggataacatgaagaagtctattgcagaatttgtagcccagtgtcctaattatcaacaagtaaagat tgacggacaggctgaacgtaccatccagacgcttgaagatatgctacgagcatgtgttctagatttcaaggggaattgggatgaccatctggcacttatagaatttgcctacaataatagctaccattccagtattaaaatggccccgtatgaggcactgtacgggaggagatgtagatcaccagttggatggttcgaagtcggtgagacagaattatatgggccagatttgattcaccaagccattgagaaggtgaaagtgatacaagagcgactgaggacggcacaaagcaggcaaaagtcttattccgacgtccgacgtcgtgatctggaatttgaggttggtgattgggttttcctgaagatctcgccgatgaagggtgttatgcgttttgggaagaagggtaagttgagtccacggtatattgggcc gaaatgtattggagacccttctcgggtcgtccctatcaaagatgtacaagttacaaaggatctatcatatgatgaagtgccagtggctatattagatcgacaagtccgcaagctgagaacaaaggatgtagcttccgtgaaagtattatggaggaacaagaatatagaagaaatgacatgggaagcagaagaggagatgaagtctaaatacccttac atcggaggagatgggacactaagataccagggccgattatgtgtacctagtgtggcagggttgcgagagaagattatgattgagattcaccagtcccgatattctatccatcctagctcgacaaagatgtatcatgacgttaaggagcaatattggtgggataacatgaagaagtctattgcagaatttgtagcccagtgtcctaattatcaacaagtaaagat tgacggacaggctgaacgtaccatccagacgcttgaagatatgctacgagcatgtgttctagatttcaaggggaattgggatgaccatctggcacttatagaatttgcctacaataatagctaccattccagtattaaaatggccccgtatgaggcactgtacgggaggagatgtagatcaccagttggatggttcgaagtcggtgagacagaattatatgggccagatttgattcaccaagccattgagaaggtgaaagtgatacaagagcgactgaggacggcacaaagcaggcaaaagtcttattccgacgtccgacgtcgtgatctggaatttgaggttggtgattgggttttcctgaagatctcgccgatgaagggtgttatgcgttttgggaagaagggtaagttgagtccacggtatattgggcc gaaatgtattggagacccttctcgggtcgtccctatcaaagatgtacaagttacaaaggatctatcatatgatgaagtgccagtggctatattagatcgacaagtccgcaagctgagaacaaaggatgtagcttccgtgaaagtattatggaggaacaagaatatagaagaaatgacatgggaagcagaagaggagatgaagtctaaatacccttac